In Alkalimarinus alittae, the DNA window TGTCGACGTTCTCTCGCATGTCTTCGTGAATGAATTCGCCTTTATCAATCACGATAATGCGATCGGCGATCGCCATGGTGAAACTCAATACTTGTTCTGAAACAATGATGGTAATGTCTCTGAGTTGTTTAATTTCATTCAGTATTTTGGCGATATCTTTAATGATCGAAGGCTGTATTCCTTCGGTGGGCTCATCTAATAGCAATACTTTTGGGTTGGTGACTAAGGCTCTAGCAATCGCCAATTGTTGTTGCTGGCCACCAGAAAGGTTGCCGCCTTTGCGGTTACGCATTTCTCTCAGAACTGGAAATAGCGCATAAATATCGTCGGGTATCTTTTTTAGCTTTGATACTTCCATACCGGTTTCAATGTTTTCTTTGACCGTGAGGTTAGGAAAAATCATACGACCTTGCGGAACGTAGGCGATGCCGTTTTCAACCCGCTGATAACTTTCACATTGAGTGACGTCTACGCCGTCGACTTCAATTTTTCCGCCCGCTGCAGGTAAAATGCCGATTAGGGATTTAAATAACGTGGTTTTTCCCATGCCATTTCGGCCCATAATGGCCAATGTTTCGTTTTTGGGGACGGTGAAATTCAAATCATGTATGACTTCACTCTGCCCGTAACACACATTTAGATTAGAAACGCTTAACATATATTCACCTGTCAATAATGTAGGCCTGGTGTTCAGGTTCTGAGGCCTTGTATTCAAGTTCTGTGGCCTATCGTGTAAACCGATTAAAGTTAGTGGCCAAGGTACACCTCAATCACTTTAGGGTCGTTTTGAACGGTTTCCATATCGCCCGTCGCGAGGATTTTTCCTTGGTGAAGTACGGTCACTTTGTGGGCAATACGTGCGACAAATTCCATATCATGCTCAATGACTAATACAGAGCGCCCTTGGCTAATCTTGTTCAGCAGCACGGCTGTTTGTTCTCGCTCTTTTACGCTCATCCCGGCAACGGGCTCATCGAGCATGAGTAGTTGTGGGTCTTGGATGAGCAGCATGCCGATTTCTAACCATTGCTTTTGGCCGTGACTGAGCAGTCCTGCTTCGGTGTCGAGGGCATCTTCAAGCATGATTTCCCGCGCAATTTCATGGATCTTAGTCAGTACCGTCTCGCTACGTTTGAACATTAGTGAGCCAAATACCCCTCGACCGAGCGGGTACGACACTTCGAGGTTCTCAAGCACGGTCAGGTTTTCATAAATGGACGGTGTCTGAAATTTACGGCCCACCCCAGCTCTAACAATGGCGTGCTCCGATAACCCGGTTAGCTCATGGTTTAAGAACTTGATGCT includes these proteins:
- the urtD gene encoding urea ABC transporter ATP-binding protein UrtD, which encodes MNMLTNTDFTLSIEDLTVSFDGFKAVDKLNFYLDKNELHVVIGPNGAGKTTVLDLICGKTKATSGSIKFLNHELTGLSEHAIVRAGVGRKFQTPSIYENLTVLENLEVSYPLGRGVFGSLMFKRSETVLTKIHEIAREIMLEDALDTEAGLLSHGQKQWLEIGMLLIQDPQLLMLDEPVAGMSVKEREQTAVLLNKISQGRSVLVIEHDMEFVARIAHKVTVLHQGKILATGDMETVQNDPKVIEVYLGH
- the urtE gene encoding urea ABC transporter ATP-binding subunit UrtE, giving the protein MLSVSNLNVCYGQSEVIHDLNFTVPKNETLAIMGRNGMGKTTLFKSLIGILPAAGGKIEVDGVDVTQCESYQRVENGIAYVPQGRMIFPNLTVKENIETGMEVSKLKKIPDDIYALFPVLREMRNRKGGNLSGGQQQQLAIARALVTNPKVLLLDEPTEGIQPSIIKDIAKILNEIKQLRDITIIVSEQVLSFTMAIADRIIVIDKGEFIHEDMRENVDSDQIKKYLSV